A region from the Lycium barbarum isolate Lr01 chromosome 8, ASM1917538v2, whole genome shotgun sequence genome encodes:
- the LOC132608225 gene encoding uncharacterized protein LOC132608225: MVHTSNDGNNATTSVPESTSPLFIHSSDIPGTCLVSTPFSGSGYGGWKRGMTMSLSAKNKIGLVDGSCPKPSSNDNPAKIRQWDRVNNMYSDTAKSIWKQLERRYGTVNRTKIFEIKKELDSIQQGSLDITSYFNKLKKSWDELGAMRKSHGKECTCAAKSGIEKDDEENKLYQFLMGLNDVYVGVRSNLLMMHPLPSLDDAYNILLQDENQRQVHFTPMLNPDSDSFNANLNTKPNFNARSPQPPYQPPIPPRQYNQKVDFNITCRYCKKPGHTIDRCYKLHGYPQNHKFFKGRKVAANVSGDVEPPDPLQRWG, encoded by the exons ATGGTGCACACTAGTAATGATGGTAATAATGCCACGACTTCCGTCCCTGAGTCTACAAGTCCTCTTTTCATCCACTCTTCTGATATTCCTGGTACATGCCTTGTTAGTACTCCATTTTCTGGGTCTGGTTATGGGGGTTGGAAGAGAGGTATGACAATGTCTCTCTCTGCTAAAAATAAGATTGGACTTGTGGACGGTTCATGTCCTAAACCATCTTCCAATGATAATCCGGCTAAGATTCGTCAATGGGATAGAGTCAACAATATG TACTCAGACACTGCTAAGAGTATATGGAAACAATTGGAGCGTCGATATGGAACTGTAAATAGAActaaaatatttgaaataaaaaaGGAATTGGATTCTATACAGCAGGGTTCTCTTGATATTACTTCCTATTTTAACAAACTTAAAAAGTCTTGGGATGAACTGGGGGCAATGCGTAAGAGTCATGGAAAGGAATGCACTTGTGCTGCTAAATCTGGGATTGAAAAAGATGATGAGGAGAATAAACTTTACCAATTTCTCATGGGTTTGAATGACGTATACGTGGGTGTTAGAAGTAATCTGCTTATGATGCATCCTCTCCCTTCTCTTGATGATGCTTATAATATTCTTCTCCAAGATGAGAACCAACGACAAGTGCACTTCACCCCTATGCTGAATCCTGATTCTGACTCTTTTAATGCAAATCTCAATACTAAACCAAACTTCAACGCTAGATCACCACAGCCTCCCTATCAACCACCTATTCCACCTAGGCAATATAATCAGAAGGTCGACTTCAATATTACTTGTCGGTATTGCAAGAAACCTGGTCATACAATTGATAGGTGCTATAAACTCCATGGTTATCCACAAAACCATAAGTTTTTTAAAGGGAGAAAGGTGGCTGCAAATGTGAGTGGTGATGTTGAGCCTCCAGATCCTCTTCAGAGATGGGGTTAG